Proteins encoded in a region of the Micropterus dolomieu isolate WLL.071019.BEF.003 ecotype Adirondacks linkage group LG09, ASM2129224v1, whole genome shotgun sequence genome:
- the lg09h6orf47 gene encoding uncharacterized protein C6orf47 homolog encodes MTAVVGRAWGWVRSWASSAVSENTTTVIAEGQKHGCGSQGVRGWTSWIWGGRKCQSDQSSSVEEYWEAQEKLQPMEIEDLSAVKPETMTKSQHVYRWWNKYLPTSYLLWPRKTEPSRQRGRRRYGQSADVWDRDIDEDFSDYGTPPPSPTPPSSQLTSPFRLFVNSWKVEILPEHHEICFNFLRHLFDLFVVGFLWTVSPPAKLILEVLGVQGALRLWFHGMAMFFVSTVGMAGLLWLIQEYLPQFALIYGIIQAVVISVSVRQSVILGVEEEKAEKDVEAKEPDEMKDSREHKEACVRKRQAEDKLNLRW; translated from the exons ATGACAGCTGTCGTAGGCAGAGCATGGGGGTGGGTGCGCTCATGGGCCAGCAGTGCCGTCTCAGAAAATACCACAACAGTGATAGCTGAGGgccagaagcatggctgtggcAGCCAGGGCGTCAGGGGCTGGACCTCCTGGATCTGGGGCGGACGGAAATGTCAAAGTGACCAAAGTAGTTCAGTAGAGGAGTACTGGGAGGCACAGGAGAAGCTTCAGCCCATGGAAATCGAAGATCTCAGCGCAGTGAAACCAGAGACAATGACAAAATCACAGCATGTTTATAGATGGTGGAATAAATATCTCCCAACCTCTTACCTTTTGTGGCCGAGGAAAACGGAGCCAAGCAGACAAAGGGGAAGGCGGCGTTACGGTCAGAGTGCAGATGTGTGGGACCGTGATATTGATGAAGACTTTTCTGACTACGGAacgcctcctccatctcctaCACCTCCTTCCTCTCAGCTGACATCTCCTTTCCGACTGTTTGTAAACAGCTGGAAGGTTGAAATCCTACCAGAACACCACGAGATCTGTTTCAACTTCCTCCGCCACTTGTTCGACCTGTTTGTCGTTGGCTTCCTGTGGACTGTGTCCCCCCCTGCCAAACTGATCCTGGAGGTGTTGGGGGTCCAGGGAGCTCTAAGGCTGTGGTTTCATGGTATGGCCATGTTTTTTGTCTCCACAGTTGGAATGGCAGGATTACTTTGGTTAATCCAGGAGTATCTCCCTCAGTTTGCGCTGATCTATGGCATCATACAGGCAGTGGTGATCTCTGTCAGTGTTCGGCAGAGTGTGATCCTCGGCGTAGaggaagaaaaagcagaaaaggaTGTGGAGGCCAAGGAGCCTGATGAAATGAAAGACAGTAGGGAACATAAAGAAGCTTGTGTCCGTAAAAGACAAGCTGAAGACAAGTTAAACTTAAG ATGGTGA